A region from the Desulfitobacterium dehalogenans ATCC 51507 genome encodes:
- the cpaB gene encoding Flp pilus assembly protein CpaB, producing MGDVTSMVVAANDLEPGKVITAADLKDDGKVSGILPADVIVSKDEVVGQSLSYPVKAGQPIVKGLVAETPMRNGLYPGEVGVWVPVSLTTSGLVKPGDIVSVYLTPDRNGSNWGQVIQSEMVNSLKGVRVVSVINNAGQPIQPNLNNTSGSVNASVPVAVQLAIPEESAGAFSQLATGKVSLMFDPFATPKTHLGSIQSPPNTMVPPAVVEPQANQVIQTPPNTNTEQTDLDPSTMNPENIQSPPQRQPNPDSNTIPIQPPSTGPGTSGTYNPPIYNPVGNN from the coding sequence ATGGGAGACGTCACAAGTATGGTTGTTGCGGCCAACGATCTTGAACCAGGAAAAGTAATCACCGCAGCAGATCTTAAAGATGATGGAAAAGTGTCCGGAATACTTCCAGCAGATGTTATCGTTTCAAAGGATGAGGTGGTAGGACAATCACTATCATATCCAGTTAAAGCTGGACAGCCAATTGTTAAAGGGCTTGTTGCAGAGACACCTATGCGAAACGGCCTCTATCCCGGCGAAGTTGGCGTATGGGTCCCGGTTTCCCTAACGACATCTGGTCTTGTTAAACCAGGCGATATCGTAAGTGTCTATTTGACCCCGGATAGAAATGGATCTAATTGGGGGCAGGTAATCCAATCTGAAATGGTTAACTCACTCAAAGGGGTTAGAGTTGTTTCGGTAATTAACAATGCGGGGCAGCCCATACAACCGAATCTCAATAACACAAGTGGCAGCGTTAATGCTAGTGTGCCTGTTGCGGTTCAACTGGCAATCCCTGAGGAAAGCGCGGGAGCATTTAGTCAGCTTGCTACCGGCAAAGTATCCCTTATGTTTGATCCGTTTGCAACACCGAAAACACATTTAGGCAGTATACAAAGCCCTCCAAACACAATGGTCCCTCCTGCTGTGGTCGAACCTCAGGCAAATCAGGTAATACAAACTCCACCAAATACGAATACTGAGCAAACTGATTTAGATCCTTCAACCATGAACCCGGAAAACATTCAATCCCCGCCACAAAGACAACCTAATCCGGATTCAAATACAATTCCTATTCAGCCACCTAGTACAGGACCAGGGACATCTGGAACATACAATCCACCAATTTATAATCCCGTAGGTAATAATTAA